In the genome of Maribacter forsetii DSM 18668, the window TAAAACGTATCCTTTTTAATACCTTTGTGCGATACAAAACTAGCACATCCTTTTGAGATTCTTCATTCAATTTTCATACTTCGGTAAAGCATATCATGGTTGGCAGAATCAGCCAAATGCCATAACCGTACAAGAAGTACTAGAGAATGGTATGTCTAAGCTTTTAAATTCTAAGGTTTCGCTCATGGGTGCCGGTCGTACGGATACGGGTGTTCATGCCAAAGAAATGTATGCTCACTTTGATGTTGATACCTTAGAAAATATTAAAGAATACGTTTTTAGATTAAATTCTTTCTTACCTAATGATATTGCTGTTGATCGCATATTTGAGGTAAAAGAAGATGCACATGCCCGTTTTCATGCTACGGCTAGAACCTATGAATATCATATTGATAAAAAGAAGAATCCGTTTGCTACTGATCTGGCTCATTTTGTAAAGAAAGATTTAGATATTGAACAGATGAATACCGCAGCAGCATTGTTGTTAGGTAAAAAAGATTTTGAATGTTTTTCAAAATCCAATACAGATGTTTTTACTAATATATGTGATTTACGGGAAGCACATTGGAAGTTGGTAGACGACAAACTTGTTTTTAAAATTACTGCAGATAGATTTCTTAGAAACATGGTGAGAGCCATTGTGGGAACCTTAATTAATGTGGGATTAGGTAAATACCCGGCAGACTATGTTAATACCATATTAAAAAGCAAGGATAGAACAAAAGCAGGTGTTTCTGTTCCTGCAAAAGGACTATATTTGACCTCTATTGTTTACCCCAATACTATTTTAAAGAATGGATAAGGATTCTGGCAAAGCATTTGACACTCGTCTTTTTAAACGCTTACTCGCCTACACAAAACCGTACAAAATCACTTTTTATGGCGTTGCTTTGGCTGCTATATCATTATCCGGTTTTGCCATTCTTACACCTTTGATCGTAAAAGAAATCATAGATAAGGCTATTAAGGGCAGTAATGATGAGATGCTTCTTTATTTAACTATTGCGATGTTGGGAGTGTTACTTGGCCAAGTAATATGTCAGCTGGCTTTTAACTACTACGCCAATTGGTTGGGAGAATCCGTTATACGAGATGTACGCATCAACTTGTTCAAAAAGATGCTCTCTTTTAAAATGACGTATTTTGATAATTCGTCTTTAGGGGTTTTGGTGACCAGGGCTGTTGCCGATATGCAACGAATTGGTGAAATCTTTAGTCAAGGATTTTTTGTTATTGTAGCGGACTTGCTGAAAATGGTGGTTGCTGCAATGGTAATGCTTTTTATCAACTGGAAGCTTTCCCTTATCGTTTTTGCATTATTACCTATAATCGTATATGCTACAAGGTGGTTTCAAAAAGCCATGAAAGTCGCTTTTACAGAGGTTAGGGCAGAGGTTTCTAATCTAAATTCCTTTGTTCAGGAACGTATAACGGGTATGAAAATAGTTCAACTATTTACCCGGGAAAAAATTGAGAGTGACAAGTTTAGGGAAATAAATGAAAAGCATAAAAAGGCTTGGTTGAAAACGGTATGGTATAACTCTATTTTCTTTCCTATCGCAGAAATTGTTTCTTCTATTACGGTGGGGTTAATTGTATGGTATGGAGGTTTGCAAAATGTTGCCAATATTTCTACGGATATAGCAGGTACTATTTTCGCATTTATCATGTTAATAGATTTGCTTTTTAGACCGCTTCGTCAAATTGCAGATAAATTCAATACCCTACAAATGGGTATGGTTGCAGCAAATAGAGTGTTTAAAATTTTAGATACCGATAGTCATATACAAGATGTAGGTTCTTATGAAAAGAAAACCGTAAATGGTGATATCAGTTTTAATAATGTACATTTTGGATATTTAGAGGATGAAGAGGTTTTACACGGAATTTCTTTTGATGTAAAAGCAGGGGATACCGTTGCTATTGTTGGTGCAACAGGTGCAGGAAAAAGTACCATCATTAATTTGTTGAATAGGTTTTATGAAATTAATTCCGGTGCTATCTCCGTTGATGGTGTGGATATAAAAGATTATGATTTAGCTTCTTTACGATCGCATATTGCCGTAGTGTTGCAAGATGTATTTTTGTTTGCCGATACCATCGCCAATAATATTTCTCTTAAAGACCCTAATATCACAGTTGAAGATATTGAGAATGCAGCAAAAGCTATTGGTGTTGACGAGTTTATTTCTAGTCTACCTGGTGGTTATCATTACAATGTAAAAGAAAGAGGTACTATGCTTTCAAGCGGTCAACGACAATTGATTGCTTTTCTTAGAGCATATGTTAGTAACCCTAGTATTTTAATTTTAGACGAGGCGACATCTTCTGTCGATACTTATTCTGAACAGTTAATACAATTAGCTACAGATAAAATTACCCAAGGCAGAACTTCTATTGTAATTGCCCACCGTTTGGCTACGATTAAAAAAGCAGATAAGATTATTGTAATGGATGCCGGTAACATCGTAGAAACCGGTACACATAAACAGTTGCTTAAAAAAGGTGGTTACTATAGTAATCTTTACGAAGCTCAGTTCTTAGCTGAGGAGGTTGCTTAATTATGATGCTATTTTCTGAAAAGTGTCGGTGAAAAGGGCTAAATAGACCATCCCAATTATAAATAGCAAAAAACAAACCGCAGCGAATAAAACAAGAAAGAGTAAAAGTTTTAATATGGTCTGCTTAATGGTCAAATTAAAAAGTTTGTAAAATACCCATGTGAAGAAGCCAATTTGAAATACCACATTGACCATGGAAACGTAGTAAAGCAAT includes:
- the truA gene encoding tRNA pseudouridine(38-40) synthase TruA — its product is MRFFIQFSYFGKAYHGWQNQPNAITVQEVLENGMSKLLNSKVSLMGAGRTDTGVHAKEMYAHFDVDTLENIKEYVFRLNSFLPNDIAVDRIFEVKEDAHARFHATARTYEYHIDKKKNPFATDLAHFVKKDLDIEQMNTAAALLLGKKDFECFSKSNTDVFTNICDLREAHWKLVDDKLVFKITADRFLRNMVRAIVGTLINVGLGKYPADYVNTILKSKDRTKAGVSVPAKGLYLTSIVYPNTILKNG
- a CDS encoding ABC transporter ATP-binding protein — its product is MDKDSGKAFDTRLFKRLLAYTKPYKITFYGVALAAISLSGFAILTPLIVKEIIDKAIKGSNDEMLLYLTIAMLGVLLGQVICQLAFNYYANWLGESVIRDVRINLFKKMLSFKMTYFDNSSLGVLVTRAVADMQRIGEIFSQGFFVIVADLLKMVVAAMVMLFINWKLSLIVFALLPIIVYATRWFQKAMKVAFTEVRAEVSNLNSFVQERITGMKIVQLFTREKIESDKFREINEKHKKAWLKTVWYNSIFFPIAEIVSSITVGLIVWYGGLQNVANISTDIAGTIFAFIMLIDLLFRPLRQIADKFNTLQMGMVAANRVFKILDTDSHIQDVGSYEKKTVNGDISFNNVHFGYLEDEEVLHGISFDVKAGDTVAIVGATGAGKSTIINLLNRFYEINSGAISVDGVDIKDYDLASLRSHIAVVLQDVFLFADTIANNISLKDPNITVEDIENAAKAIGVDEFISSLPGGYHYNVKERGTMLSSGQRQLIAFLRAYVSNPSILILDEATSSVDTYSEQLIQLATDKITQGRTSIVIAHRLATIKKADKIIVMDAGNIVETGTHKQLLKKGGYYSNLYEAQFLAEEVA